One window of Panthera tigris isolate Pti1 chromosome C2, P.tigris_Pti1_mat1.1, whole genome shotgun sequence genomic DNA carries:
- the GMNC gene encoding geminin coiled-coil domain-containing protein 1, which translates to MNTVLPCQDQYFVGGQSYNCPYSTTTSESSVDVSTETWVSFWAAGLLDNREPQQAPQAQESSSDSNFPVPNSCSWEEAQLSSQLYRNKQLQDTLVQKEEELARLHEENNHLRQYLNSALVKCLEEKAKKLLSSDEFSKACGKFRKGKRKPKEQRYFPPEIPHHKNAKRNLSGEFANCEEQPGPPVDPWVLQTLGLKDLNTIDDTLSANYSALSSHPRRIASTFPQFPDDAANYENIPREGLPIDYGGDQTTPSHSTARHGEDFHLLSQLSNEPGGLQTPPYYTTDVSPNKTEMAFSTSLSPHCNVKTHSFHQGQAFVCRDEEGGWKFTWVPKQS; encoded by the exons ATG AACACTGTTCTGCCTTGCCAAGACCAGTACTTTGTAGGAGGCCAGAGCTATAATTGCCCGTATTCCACTACAACGTCAGAATCTAGTGTTGACGTTTCCACGGAGACTTGGGTCTCTTTCTGGGCTGCTGGTCTCCTGGACAACAGAGAGCCCCAACAAGCACCACAGGCACAGG AATCATCCAGTGACTCCAATTTCCCTGTTCCTAACTCATGTTCATGGGAAGAGGCTCAGCTTTCCTCTCAGCTCTACAGAAACAAGCAG CTCCAAGATACTCTGGTGCAGAAGGAAGAAGAACTTGCTAGGTTACACGAAGAGAATAATCACCTTAGACAATACCTGAATTCTGCTTTGGTTAAATGTCTTGAAGAAAAGGCCAAG AAATTACTGTCATCAGATGAGTTTTCCAAAGCATGTGGAAAattcagaaagggaaagaggaaaccCAAAGAGCAAAGATATTTTCCTCCTGAGATCCCCCATCACAAAAATGCCAAGAGAAACCTCTCCGGTGAATTTGCTAACTGTGAAGAACAACCTGGGCCCCCTGTGGATCCCTGGGTTCTTCAAACACTTGGATTAAAAGACCTCAATACCATTGATGACACTTTATCAGCTAACTACAGTGCCCTCTCCTCTCATCCCAGAAGAATTGCCAGCACATTTCCCCAGTTTCCGGATGATGCAGCCAATTATGAAAATATCCCCAGGGAGGGTCTGCCAATTGACTATGGAGGTGACCAAACAACCCCCTCACATAGCACTGCCAGGCACGGGGAAGATTTTCACTTACTTTCTCAACTTTCAAATGAGCCAGGAGGGCTGCAAACTCCTCCTTACTATACTACTGATGTGTCTCCCAATAAGACAGAGATGGCCTTTTCCACATCCCTGAGCCCTCACTGTAATGTGAAAACTCATTCCTTCCACCAGGGACAAGCCTTTGTTTGTCGAGATGAGGAGGGAGGCTGGAAGTTCACTTGGGTCCCTAAGCAGTCTTAG